In the Methylosinus sp. LW4 genome, GGCGTCGGAAAAGTGGATGCGGGCCGCAGACGCATCGGCTGGATCTGGACCCGATCGCTGGTCGATTGGCTGAAGGTCTGGTCCTGGCGATGGCTGGCTTAGGAGCGCCCAATGGTCGCGCCGCTGCGCAGCTCGTCCTGGTATCGCGTCGCCGATCTCAAGCCGCGATTGCGCGCGCATGCGCGCATCTATCGCCAGCGGCATAGGGGCCAGCTGTGGTATGTTCTGCAGGATCGGCAGAATGGCCAATTTCATCGCCTCTCGCCCTTGGCGCATCATATCGTCTGCCTCATGGACGGTCGCCGCACCATCGACCAGATTTGGGAGATGATGGGCGAGCGCTATGGCGACGATCAGCCGACGCAGGATGAGACCATTCGTCTTCTCGCCCAGGTCCACGCCGCGGATCTGCTGATCGGCGACGTTCCGCCGGACATGGACGAATTGGCGCATCGAGCCGATCGGCACAGTCGTCGAAGCTTCGTGCAGAACATTCGCAATCCGCTGGCGATCCGTATTCCGCTGATCGATCCCGAGCGCTTCCTCGCTGCGGCGGCGCCGCTCGGCAGAGTCTTGTTCAGCTGGTGGGGCTTCGGCTTCTGGCTCGCGACGATCGCCATCGGGCTCGCGCTCGCCGGCGTGAGCTGGACCGCGCTCACCCATAATGTCGCCGATCGCGTTCTCTCCGCGGAGAATATCGTTCTTCTGCTGCTGGTCTATCCGCTCGTCAAGGCGCTGCATGAGATCGGCCACGGCATGGCGACGGCGCGCTGGGGCGGCGAGGTCCATGAGCTCGGCGTCATGCTGCTCGTGCTGATGCCGGTCCCTTATGTCGACGCTTCCGCCTCGGCCGCTTTTCAGGAGAAGCGGCGCCGCATCATCGTCGGCGCGGCGGGGATCATGGTCGAAATGTTCCTCGCCGCAGTGGCGATGATGGTCTGGGCGCTCGTCGAGAAAGGATTCGTGCGCGCGGCGGCCTTCGACGTCATGCTGATCGGCAGCGCCTCGACATTGCTCGTCAACGGCAATCCGCTGCTCCGTTTCGACGGCTATTATATTCTCGCCGATCTGATCGAGATTCCCAATCTCGGCGCGCGCGCCAACGCCTATGCGCTCTATCTTCTGCAGCGTCACATCTTCGGCCTCGCGCATATCGCCTCGCCGGCGACGGCGCCCGGCGAGGCGCGCTGGCTTCTCGCCTATGCGGCCGCGTCCTTCGTCTACCGAATGACCGTGACCTTCGGCATAGCTCTGTTCATCGGCTCGCGCTTCTTCATTCTCGGCATTCTGCTCGCGCTCTGGGGGCTCACAACCGGCGTCGCGCTGCCGCTCGCGAAAGGCTTCGGCCGGCTCCTCGCCGATCCGCAGCTGCGAAGCGTGCGTGGACGGGCGCTTCTCGCCTGCGGCCTCGGGACAGCGGCGCTCGTCATCCTCGCCGCTGTGATTCCCGCTCCTTATGCGACCATGGCGCAGGGCGTCGTCGTCGCGCCGGAGAAGTCCACGCTTCGCGTGCGCACAGACGGAGAAGTGATCGACGCGCTCGTCGCCGAGGATCGCCCTGTCGAAGCCGGAACGCGCGTCGCGACATTGGCGGACCCGATCCTCGCCGGCGAGACCGCGGTGCTGGAGGCGCAGACGGAGGCCTATCGCCTGCGGCTCGAGGCCGTCGCCAGCTCCGATCTCGTGCAGGCCAATATTTTCCGCGAGGAGCTGCGTCGTCTCGAAGGCGCCTTGACGCTGAACCGAGGGCGCATGGCCGATCTCGAGATCATCGCCGAGAATTCCGGCCGCCTCATCCTGCCGCGCGCTGCGGACCTTCCCGGAAAATTTTTAAAGAAGGGCGATCTGCTCGGCTATGTCATCGCGGAAGGCGACCCGGTGGTGCGCGTCGTGGTTCCGCAATCGGATATCGATCTCGTGCGCAGCCGCACGATGAAGGTGGATGTCCGCTTCGTCGATCGCGTCGATCGCGTGATCCCCGCCGTCGTCGCGCGCCAGGCGCCGGCGGCTCTGGACGAATTGCCGAGCCTCGCGCTCAGCAAGCGCGGCGGCGGCGACATTGCGATCGATCCGACCAAGACCGATGCGCCGCGCGCGCTCGAAACGCAGTTTCACCTCGACCTTCATGTCCCGCCGCAAGAGGCGCGGATGAACATAGGCGAGCGCGTTTATGTGCGCTTCGATCACGGCGCCGAGCCGGTCGCTGGGCGCATCTGGCGCGCTGCGCGCCAATTGCTGCTGAGACAGTTCGGTGTCTGAGGCGTCCGCGCCGGCGCGCGCTCCCCTGCCGCGTCCGCGGATCTATCCCGAGCGCCGCTGGCCGCGATCGGGTGCGCTGGAACGCGCGGCGGAAGCGGCGGCGGCGCGCTTTGCGCCGGCGATCGGCTGGTTCGCCGGGCGCGGCGCCGGCGGCGTCGTGGAGCGCGTCGCCGCGCATGAGGCGGAGCTGCGCGCGCTCTCCGACGTGGAGCTGCGCCTGCGCGGCCGAGCGCTGCGTGAATCGCTGTATCGCTGTCGCGCGCGCGACCCGAAGG is a window encoding:
- a CDS encoding PqqD family protein; this encodes MVAPLRSSSWYRVADLKPRLRAHARIYRQRHRGQLWYVLQDRQNGQFHRLSPLAHHIVCLMDGRRTIDQIWEMMGERYGDDQPTQDETIRLLAQVHAADLLIGDVPPDMDELAHRADRHSRRSFVQNIRNPLAIRIPLIDPERFLAAAAPLGRVLFSWWGFGFWLATIAIGLALAGVSWTALTHNVADRVLSAENIVLLLLVYPLVKALHEIGHGMATARWGGEVHELGVMLLVLMPVPYVDASASAAFQEKRRRIIVGAAGIMVEMFLAAVAMMVWALVEKGFVRAAAFDVMLIGSASTLLVNGNPLLRFDGYYILADLIEIPNLGARANAYALYLLQRHIFGLAHIASPATAPGEARWLLAYAAASFVYRMTVTFGIALFIGSRFFILGILLALWGLTTGVALPLAKGFGRLLADPQLRSVRGRALLACGLGTAALVILAAVIPAPYATMAQGVVVAPEKSTLRVRTDGEVIDALVAEDRPVEAGTRVATLADPILAGETAVLEAQTEAYRLRLEAVASSDLVQANIFREELRRLEGALTLNRGRMADLEIIAENSGRLILPRAADLPGKFLKKGDLLGYVIAEGDPVVRVVVPQSDIDLVRSRTMKVDVRFVDRVDRVIPAVVARQAPAALDELPSLALSKRGGGDIAIDPTKTDAPRALETQFHLDLHVPPQEARMNIGERVYVRFDHGAEPVAGRIWRAARQLLLRQFGV